From Brienomyrus brachyistius isolate T26 chromosome 18, BBRACH_0.4, whole genome shotgun sequence, one genomic window encodes:
- the LOC125713470 gene encoding golgin subfamily A member 6-like protein 22, which produces MNERPSHFCFERLHQEISHPGYFFFFTDVRADQSNFRSVLGEKMTAKHRKGRGNNKQEENSFKHEAPERDPRRGGAPAILSVLLLTVLIGGAIVAWFCLQQHQTSANLADTLVGMQMKMVKLQALQEEVRMTADKLLTLDGLENRIQALEEVCSQVQKKLGPAVTSDLPSQVLALRAEVTQLVEWRQEAATPEQLKEVRRTLEARTEELESMRSELEALKALHAELVEGDPAGWRFGRKEHAKGSEDLTSLLELHTVEVTNLRRLLARHKAQLDAATRDINDVRELLGDKPQSQTKALQDQHDLQSEKQGTATQDLQAAAQAQVETNQNQMGELDVAVVEDFPSEESVVLMPEEEQSDQLVKEEEEMAHIEFAPEEEGPPGKLEAQGQEVVMTKEKELGVMEEQEMDVKEEQELGDTKQEEEVTEEEELGDTKEEEEVTEEEELANSEAEEELGDTEGDEEPEDTKEEEVTDEVEFGDREEEEELGDMEEEEEEKEVMEGKLKDMEEDELGHFEEEGEEEVMEEEELEDIEEEEELEDTEEEEEQLRNIEEDKEVTEEEKLEDREEELGHFQEEDEDEVMEEEEELEDTEEEEELEDTEEEDEELGNTKEDKEVTEEEEPKPADKQVKRKEEMIEEQAAGEMRVVKKEEEEEQDDTQEEELGEEEKTTEELELEERKVHEEEIMEERVTPVGEEEQEAPESGTKEEKQKKMAAQEKKEQ; this is translated from the exons ATGAATGAACGTCCGTCACACTTTTGTTTTGAGCGCCTCCATCAAGAAATAAGTCACccgggttatttttttttttttactgacgtCCGCGCTGATCAGTCAAACTTCCGAAGTGTACTTGGGGAGAAAATGACGGCCAAGCACCGGAAAGGGAGAGGTAACAACAAACAGGAGGAGAACTCCTTCAAGCACGAAGCCCCGGAGCGCGACCCCCGGCGTGGAGGCGCTCCTGCGATTCTGTCCGTCCTGCTCCTCACAGTCCTGATCGGGGGGGCGATCGTGGCGTGGTTCTGCCTCCAGCAGCATCAGACTTCTGCCAACCTGGCTGACACCTTAGTGGGCATGCAGATGAAGATGGTGAAGCTCCAGGCGCTACAGGAGGAGGTGCGGATGACCGCCGACAAG CTCCTTACTCTAGATGGACTTGAAAACCGAATCCAGGCACTGGAGGAAGTTTGTTCACAGGTCCAGAAGAAGTTGGGACCGgcagtgacctctgacctccccAGCCAGGTTCTCGCCCTCCGTGCCGAGGTGACGCAGCTGGTGGAGTGGCGACAGGAAGCGGCGACCCCGGAGCAGCTGAAGGAGGTACGGAGGACTCTGGAGGCGAGGACAGAGGAACTGGAGAGCATGAGGAGCGAACTGGAAGCTCTGAAGGCTTTGCACGCGGAGCTGGTCGAAGGAGATCCAGCCGGGTGGAGATTCGGGCGGAAGGAGCACGCCAAGGGCTCTGAAGATCTGACCTCCCTGCTGGAGCTTCACACGGTGGAGGTCACCAATCTCAGGAGGCTGCTGGCCCGGCACAAAGCCCAGCTTGATGCCGCCACACGGGACATCAACGATGTGAG AGAGCTGCTGGGGGACAAACCACAGTCCCAAACCAAGGCCTTGCAGGATCAGCATGACCTGCAGAGCGAGAAGCAGGGCACTGCCACCCAGGACCTCCAGGCGGCGGCCCAGGCCCAAGTGGAGACCAATCAGAACCAG ATGGGTGAGCTGGATGTGGCTGTCGTAGAGGATTTCCCTTCTGAGGAGTCAGTGGTCTTGATGCCTGAGGAAGAACAGTCCGATCAGCTAgtgaaggaggaagaggaaatgGCACACATAGAGTTTGCCCCTGAGGAAGAAGGTCCACCAGGAAAACTGGAGGCACAGGGGCAAGAAGTCGTTATGACAAAGGAGAAAGAGCTAGGGGTTATGGAGGAGCAGGAGATGGACGTGAAAGAGGAGCAAGAACTAGGGGACAccaagcaggaggaggaggtgacagaggaggaggagctgggGGACAccaaggaggaggaagaggtgaCAGAAGAGGAGGAGCTTGCAAACAGTGAGGCAGAGGAAGAGCTTGGAGACACTGAGGGGGATGAAGAGCCGGAGGACACTAAAGAGGAAGAGGTGACAGATGAGGTGGAATTTGGAGACCgtgaagaggaggaagagctcGGGGacatggaggaggaggaagaagagaagGAGGTGATGGAGGGCAAGCTGAAAGACATGGAGGAGGATGAGCTTGGGCACTTTGaagaggagggagaggaggaggtgatGGAGGAAGAAGAGCTAGAGGACAttgaggaggaagaagagctgGAGGATactgaggaggaggaagagcagcTAAGGAATATAGAGGAGGACAAGGAAGTGACAGAGGAGGAAAAGTTGGAAGACAGAGAGGAGGAACTTGGGCATTTTcaagaggaggatgaggatgaagtgatggaggaggaagaggagctaGAGGACACTGAGGAGGAAGAAGAACTGGAAGACACtgaggaggaggatgaagagCTTGGGAATACCAAGGAGGACAAGGAGGTGACAGAGGAGGAAGAACCTAAGCCTGCTGACAAACAGGTAAAGAGGAAAGAGGAGATGATAGAAGAACAAGCAGCGGGTGAAATGAGAGTGGTgaagaaggaagaggaggaggaacaggatgacacACAGGAGGAAGAGCTGGGGGAGGAAGAGAAAACCACAGAAGAACTAGAACTGGAGGAGCGCAAGGTCCACGAGGAGGAGATCATGGAGGAGCGGGTAACTCCAGTTGGGGAGGAGGAGCAAGAAGCCCCTGAATCAGGCACTAAAGAGGAGAAGCAGAAGAAGATGGCAGCGCAGGAAAAGAAAGAGCAATAG